One part of the Georgfuchsia toluolica genome encodes these proteins:
- a CDS encoding type II secretion system F family protein, translating into MAIYRYKAMTAAGRTVFGRLDAVNMIDLEMRLKRMDLDFINGDPVKEGQGFTRARISRVELINFCFYMEQLTRAGVPIIEGLADLRDSMENPRFREVTASMIESINGGKTVSEAMAEYPSIFDDVFISLIKAGEDTGNLQDVLKNLTESLKWQDELAAQTQKLIMYPAFMGVVVIGVIFFMMIYLVPKMVGFIRNMGQQLPMQTKILIATSEAFVNYWYLIIGIPIVAAVAINVSIRANPNARRAFDGFKLRVPMVGDILRKIILSRFAGIFAMMYGSGISILDSIKATEKVVGNVVMKEALQQVGQLISDGKNVTAAFQSVGLFPPLVIRMLRVGENTGGLDTALMNVSYFYNRDVRESIGRVQAMIEPAMTVTVGIILGWVMLSVLGPIYDTISKLKF; encoded by the coding sequence ATGGCGATATATCGCTACAAGGCAATGACGGCGGCCGGGCGCACGGTATTCGGCCGTCTCGATGCCGTCAACATGATCGACCTGGAAATGCGCCTGAAGCGCATGGACCTGGATTTCATCAACGGCGACCCGGTCAAGGAAGGACAAGGCTTTACCCGTGCCAGGATCAGCCGCGTCGAACTGATCAATTTCTGTTTTTATATGGAGCAGCTCACCCGTGCCGGCGTACCCATCATCGAGGGCCTCGCCGACTTGCGTGACAGCATGGAAAATCCGCGCTTCCGCGAAGTCACCGCCAGCATGATCGAAAGCATCAACGGCGGCAAAACGGTTTCCGAAGCCATGGCAGAATATCCTTCGATATTCGATGACGTGTTCATCAGCCTCATCAAGGCGGGTGAAGATACCGGTAATTTGCAGGACGTGCTGAAAAACCTAACCGAATCGCTCAAGTGGCAGGATGAACTGGCGGCACAAACCCAAAAGCTCATCATGTATCCGGCATTCATGGGTGTCGTGGTGATCGGCGTCATTTTTTTCATGATGATCTACCTGGTGCCGAAAATGGTCGGCTTCATCAGGAACATGGGCCAGCAGCTGCCCATGCAAACCAAGATTCTGATCGCCACCTCGGAAGCCTTTGTGAACTACTGGTACCTGATCATCGGCATCCCCATCGTTGCCGCCGTCGCAATCAACGTTTCCATCCGCGCCAACCCCAATGCGCGCCGGGCATTCGATGGCTTCAAGCTGAGGGTTCCGATGGTCGGCGACATCCTGCGCAAAATCATCCTGTCGCGCTTTGCCGGCATCTTTGCCATGATGTATGGCTCTGGCATTTCCATCCTCGACTCGATCAAGGCGACGGAAAAAGTGGTCGGCAATGTCGTCATGAAGGAGGCGCTGCAACAAGTAGGGCAGCTCATCTCGGATGGCAAGAATGTGACCGCGGCCTTCCAGAGCGTCGGTCTGTTTCCACCACTGGTGATCCGCATGCTGCGCGTCGGCGAAAATACCGGCGGGCTCGATACCGCACTGATGAACGTCAGCTATTTTTACAACCGCGACGTCAGGGAATCGATCGGGCGGGTGCAGGCCATGATCGAGCCTGCCATGACGGTGACGGTCGGCATCATTCTGGGCTGGGTTATGCTGTCGGTGCTCGGTCCGATTTATGACACGATTTCCAAGCTGAAATTCTAA
- a CDS encoding GspE/PulE family protein: MNATNKKPIGQTLITQGVISEDQLRIALQEQTKSKLPLGKQLVVLGFLSEATLRDALSKSLGQKSIDLSNAIVDATALALVPRDLAKRHTILPLDYAADQHRLTIATADLNDIVALDKLRTLVPQELIIDTLLAGESEISRAIDQYYGHELSIDGILNEIETGEIDYRSLSASFDEYSQPVVRLVDALLTDAVKREASDIHFEPETSFLRIRYRVDGILRQIRALHKSYWAAMAVRLKVIAGMNIAETRAPQDGRITLNISGRQIDFRVSVQPTIHGENIVLRILDRQKSIVALDGIGLDEEQLDQLKLMIARPEGIIIVTGPTGSGKTTTLYSMLNHINQEGVNIMTLEDPVEYPMAMIRQTSVAEAAKLDFANGIRSMMRQDPDVILVGEIRDADTAEMAFRAAMTGHQVYSTLHTNSAIGAIPRLLDIGVLPDIMAGNIIGVVAQRLVRHLCVHCRRTYAAEPHETRLLGMTRSGDAHPVLYRSTGCERCDFLGYRGRIAIMELLRMDGDLDELIARRATLREIRGVAIEKGFHPLAENGLQRVLDGSTSLEELGRVIDLTQRV, encoded by the coding sequence ATGAATGCCACCAACAAAAAACCCATCGGTCAAACCCTGATCACGCAAGGCGTCATCAGCGAAGACCAGTTGCGCATCGCGCTGCAGGAGCAGACCAAGTCGAAACTGCCGCTGGGCAAACAACTGGTCGTTCTTGGTTTTCTTTCCGAAGCGACGTTGCGCGATGCGTTGAGCAAGTCGCTCGGGCAGAAGTCGATTGATCTTTCGAACGCGATTGTCGACGCCACAGCCTTGGCGCTGGTGCCGCGCGATCTGGCCAAGCGGCATACCATCCTGCCGCTCGATTACGCGGCCGATCAACACCGGCTGACCATCGCCACCGCCGACTTGAACGACATCGTTGCCCTCGACAAGCTGCGGACGCTGGTGCCGCAAGAGCTGATCATCGACACCTTGCTGGCAGGCGAATCGGAAATCTCGCGCGCCATCGACCAGTACTACGGGCACGAACTGTCGATCGACGGCATTCTCAACGAAATCGAAACCGGCGAGATCGACTATCGTTCGTTATCGGCTTCGTTCGACGAATACAGCCAGCCGGTGGTGCGCCTGGTCGATGCCCTGCTCACCGACGCCGTAAAACGCGAGGCATCCGATATCCACTTCGAGCCGGAGACGAGCTTTCTGCGCATCCGCTATCGCGTCGACGGCATCCTGCGTCAGATCCGCGCCCTGCACAAATCGTACTGGGCTGCCATGGCGGTGCGGCTCAAGGTGATTGCCGGCATGAACATCGCCGAAACCCGCGCCCCGCAGGATGGCCGCATCACGCTCAACATCAGCGGCCGCCAGATCGACTTTCGCGTCTCCGTGCAACCGACGATTCACGGCGAAAATATCGTGCTGCGGATTCTCGACCGGCAAAAGAGCATCGTCGCGCTCGATGGCATCGGTCTTGATGAAGAGCAACTCGACCAGTTGAAGCTGATGATCGCGCGGCCGGAAGGCATCATCATCGTCACCGGCCCCACCGGCAGCGGCAAGACCACCACGCTGTATTCGATGCTGAATCACATCAACCAGGAGGGGGTCAACATCATGACCCTCGAAGATCCGGTCGAATATCCGATGGCGATGATCCGTCAGACCTCGGTGGCGGAAGCGGCCAAGCTCGACTTCGCCAATGGCATCCGTTCCATGATGCGACAGGATCCGGACGTGATTCTGGTCGGCGAGATTCGCGATGCCGACACGGCGGAAATGGCCTTCCGCGCCGCCATGACCGGCCATCAGGTGTATTCGACGCTGCACACCAACTCCGCTATCGGCGCCATTCCACGCCTGCTCGATATCGGCGTGCTGCCCGACATCATGGCCGGCAACATCATCGGCGTCGTCGCCCAGCGCCTGGTGCGGCATCTGTGCGTGCATTGCCGCCGCACCTACGCCGCCGAGCCGCACGAAACGCGCCTGCTCGGAATGACACGGAGCGGCGATGCGCATCCCGTGCTCTACCGCTCCACCGGCTGCGAACGCTGCGACTTCCTGGGTTATCGCGGACGCATCGCCATCATGGAACTGCTGCGCATGGATGGCGATCTCGACGAGTTGATCGCACGGCGCGCGACCCTGCGCGAAATTCGCGGCGTGGCCATCGAAAAAGGCTTCCATCCGCTGGCAGAGAATGGCCTGCAGCGCGTCCTGGATGGATCGACCTCGCTCGAAGAACTCGGCCGCGTCATCGATCTCACACAGAGGGTGTAG